In Candidatus Eisenbacteria bacterium, a single window of DNA contains:
- a CDS encoding MarR family transcriptional regulator gives MAATKKVTADTWVRLTQSYHLAQKQCRDSLRGSGLTQPQFEVLAQIAGEEGIPLTRIGENLLVTGGNITGIVDRLEKGGLVKRKRDKEDRRIIRAFFTAKGKKLYQQATPSYDRFLKMSFGDLTPGDHVKLQKVLDQLRKKLDVE, from the coding sequence ATGGCTGCCACGAAGAAGGTAACGGCCGACACATGGGTCCGGTTGACCCAGAGCTATCACTTAGCACAAAAGCAATGCCGTGATTCGCTGCGCGGGTCGGGATTGACCCAGCCGCAGTTCGAGGTCCTCGCTCAGATAGCCGGCGAGGAGGGCATTCCACTCACCCGAATCGGCGAGAACCTGCTGGTCACCGGCGGGAACATCACGGGAATAGTCGACCGCCTCGAAAAGGGCGGGCTGGTGAAGCGGAAACGGGACAAGGAAGACCGGCGGATCATCCGCGCTTTCTTTACAGCAAAGGGGAAGAAGCTGTACCAGCAGGCCACCCCGTCCTATGACCGGTTCCTGAAGATGTCTTTCGGCGATCTGACCCCGGGCGATCACGTCAAGCTTCAGAAGGTTC